Proteins found in one Amycolatopsis aidingensis genomic segment:
- a CDS encoding sodium/solute symporter produces the protein MITAFAVAPVVLVTLLIGLRGVAAMRTTSDFLVASRRVSPLLNSAAVSGEYLSAASFLGVAGLVVKDGIGALWYPVGFTAGYIAMLALVAAPMRRSGALTVPDFAEARLASPALRKLAAVVVLVISGLYLVPQFRTAGLVLSVVGEQPYWVGVVIAGAAVSITLVLGGMRAATYVQAFQFFFKLLLFIVPAVWLLTQVGPQVRTEALHPVEFTHFERDTAVTFRVPVTLEVPPGAALREPDGTIRPLPEGEWQVPGGRTVVFPAGSPAPDLAGEAAPGGPGWERPLLDLAETGYPLLGTLSVLAATMLGTMGLPHVLMRFHTSPDGRAARRTAVLTVALLSVFYLFPWIYGVLGRVLVPHLYLSGATDTAVVALPAQVDTGAWGTFFTGLLTAGAFAAFLATSLGLVLVASGAISHDLVPGGLRQLRVAVVGAAAVVVLLALPAFRFDAGTLVTWGFTVAAATFCPLLVLGIWWRGLTVPGAISGVATGLIASTGAFTLTLLDPPVGGWVAILLAQPALWAVPLAFAVMTVVSLFGRPPPWAAAAMLRLHLDENRRSLIADRQAVARDLGHSSWSARRSSAVRRITRRLVR, from the coding sequence ATGATCACGGCCTTCGCGGTGGCGCCGGTCGTGCTGGTCACCCTGCTGATCGGGCTGCGCGGGGTGGCGGCCATGCGCACCACCTCCGACTTCCTGGTCGCCTCCCGGCGGGTGTCCCCGCTGCTGAACTCCGCGGCGGTGTCCGGGGAGTACCTGTCCGCGGCCTCCTTCCTCGGCGTGGCCGGGCTGGTGGTCAAGGACGGTATCGGCGCACTGTGGTATCCGGTCGGGTTCACCGCGGGCTACATCGCGATGCTCGCGCTGGTCGCCGCCCCGATGCGGCGCTCGGGAGCGCTGACCGTGCCCGACTTCGCCGAGGCCAGGCTGGCATCCCCCGCTCTGCGCAAGCTGGCCGCCGTGGTGGTGCTGGTGATCAGCGGGCTGTACCTGGTGCCGCAGTTCCGCACCGCGGGGCTGGTGCTCAGCGTGGTCGGCGAGCAGCCGTACTGGGTCGGCGTGGTGATCGCGGGCGCGGCCGTCAGCATCACCCTCGTGCTGGGCGGGATGCGTGCGGCCACCTACGTGCAGGCGTTCCAGTTCTTCTTCAAGCTGCTGCTGTTCATCGTCCCTGCGGTATGGCTGCTCACGCAGGTCGGCCCGCAGGTCCGCACGGAGGCCCTGCACCCGGTGGAGTTCACCCACTTCGAGCGGGACACCGCGGTCACCTTCCGGGTCCCGGTCACCCTGGAGGTGCCACCCGGCGCCGCCCTGCGCGAGCCGGACGGCACGATCAGACCGCTGCCGGAGGGGGAATGGCAGGTGCCCGGCGGCCGGACGGTGGTGTTCCCTGCCGGATCCCCCGCCCCCGACCTGGCGGGTGAGGCCGCACCGGGCGGCCCCGGCTGGGAGCGGCCCCTGCTGGACCTCGCCGAGACCGGCTACCCGCTGCTGGGCACGTTGTCCGTGCTGGCGGCCACCATGCTCGGCACCATGGGGCTGCCGCACGTGCTGATGCGGTTCCATACCAGCCCGGACGGGCGCGCGGCCCGCCGGACCGCGGTGCTGACCGTGGCGCTGCTCAGCGTGTTCTACCTCTTCCCGTGGATCTACGGGGTCCTCGGCAGGGTGCTGGTGCCCCATCTGTATCTCTCCGGCGCCACCGACACCGCGGTGGTGGCGCTACCCGCGCAGGTGGACACCGGCGCCTGGGGAACCTTCTTCACCGGCCTGCTCACCGCGGGGGCGTTCGCCGCCTTCCTGGCCACCTCGCTCGGGCTGGTGCTGGTGGCCTCCGGCGCGATCTCGCACGACCTGGTGCCCGGCGGGCTGCGCCAGCTGCGGGTGGCGGTGGTGGGCGCCGCCGCGGTGGTGGTGCTGCTGGCACTTCCCGCGTTCCGCTTCGACGCGGGGACGCTGGTGACCTGGGGGTTCACCGTGGCGGCTGCCACCTTCTGCCCGCTGCTGGTGCTGGGCATCTGGTGGCGCGGGCTGACCGTGCCCGGCGCGATCAGCGGGGTGGCCACCGGGCTGATCGCCTCCACCGGGGCGTTCACCCTCACCCTGCTCGATCCACCGGTCGGCGGCTGGGTCGCCATCCTGCTGGCCCAGCCCGCGCTCTGGGCGGTTCCGCTGGCTTTCGCCGTGATGACCGTGGTGTCGCTGTTCGGCAGGCCACCGCCCTGGGCCGCGGCCGCCATGCTGCGGCTGCACCTGGACGAGAACCGGCGCTCGCTCATCGCCGACCGGCAGGCCGTTGCCAGGGACCTCGGCCACTCGTCGTGGTCCGCCCGCCGCTCGTCGGCCGTTCGTCGCATCACACGCCGGTTGGTCCGCTGA
- a CDS encoding helix-turn-helix domain-containing protein, whose protein sequence is MTISAGETPAVARSERHPPDVEILLRTGPFHRALRAAIERSGLTLEGLRQRLAQRGIRVSMASLSYWQQGRSRPERADSLRAVRAIESILGLHTHALAGLLGPPRPRGRWTNRQSAERRYDGILEPAWALAQAIDPVLGPSDHKLRVFCQEDMVSVGADRAIHSVRTRVVLRAMEDDPDRHLAVYCAEPGSAAADITPVARDNCRLGKVRRHHEAAVIAAELLFDRRLRVGETHLLEYEFTVDSTVTSLDYRRGFRYPADTYVLSVRFAQGAAPVRCFGFSRHGPHGSSHTDEELTVTSGRWVHRIAREVPPGVLGVGWEWE, encoded by the coding sequence ATGACCATTTCGGCAGGCGAGACGCCTGCCGTGGCCCGGAGCGAACGGCACCCGCCGGACGTGGAGATCCTGTTGCGGACCGGGCCGTTCCACCGGGCGCTGCGGGCCGCGATCGAGCGCAGCGGGCTCACCCTGGAGGGGCTGCGCCAGCGTCTCGCCCAGCGTGGCATCCGGGTCAGCATGGCGAGCCTCAGCTACTGGCAGCAGGGCCGCAGCCGGCCGGAGCGGGCGGACTCGCTGCGGGCGGTGCGCGCCATCGAGAGCATTCTCGGGCTGCACACCCACGCCCTCGCCGGGCTACTCGGCCCGCCCCGGCCACGGGGGCGGTGGACCAACCGGCAGTCCGCGGAACGTCGCTACGACGGCATCCTGGAGCCCGCATGGGCGCTGGCGCAGGCGATCGATCCGGTACTCGGTCCCTCCGACCACAAGCTGCGGGTGTTCTGCCAGGAGGACATGGTGTCGGTGGGCGCGGACCGCGCCATCCACTCGGTGCGCACCAGGGTGGTGCTGCGGGCGATGGAGGACGACCCGGACCGGCACCTCGCGGTGTACTGCGCCGAACCGGGCAGCGCCGCAGCCGACATCACGCCCGTGGCCAGGGACAACTGCCGGCTCGGCAAGGTGCGGCGGCACCACGAGGCGGCGGTGATCGCCGCCGAGTTGCTGTTCGACCGCAGGCTGCGAGTGGGGGAGACGCACCTGCTGGAGTACGAGTTCACCGTGGACTCCACGGTGACCAGCCTGGACTACCGCCGCGGTTTCCGGTACCCGGCCGACACCTATGTGCTGAGCGTGCGGTTCGCCCAGGGGGCGGCACCGGTGCGCTGCTTCGGGTTCAGCAGGCACGGCCCGCACGGCAGCTCGCATACCGACGAGGAGCTGACCGTGACCTCGGGCCGGTGGGTGCACCGGATCGCGCGCGAGGTGCCGCCCGGGGTGCTCGGCGTCGGCTGGGAATGGGAGTAG
- a CDS encoding general stress protein, producing the protein MARTNETTAPATPQQVVASYPSYQQIEQAVDYLSDQHFPVERTMIVGRGMELVERVTGRLTMLRAAGRSAGPGAVVGALIGWLFGWFGWLDPLIASLLLALYGAVFGAVIGALLGLIGHALTGGRRDFSSIPSFRARSHDLLVDTEVAEQASNLLRSEGAPGTGEAPVPR; encoded by the coding sequence ATGGCGAGAACGAACGAGACCACCGCGCCCGCCACCCCGCAGCAGGTGGTGGCCAGCTACCCGAGCTACCAGCAGATAGAGCAGGCCGTGGACTACCTGTCCGACCAGCACTTCCCGGTGGAGCGCACGATGATCGTCGGGCGCGGGATGGAACTGGTCGAGCGGGTGACCGGCAGGCTCACCATGCTCCGCGCCGCGGGCCGTTCGGCGGGGCCCGGCGCCGTGGTCGGTGCCCTGATCGGCTGGCTGTTCGGCTGGTTCGGCTGGCTGGACCCGCTGATCGCGAGCCTGCTGCTGGCGCTGTACGGCGCCGTCTTCGGCGCGGTCATCGGTGCCCTGCTCGGCCTGATCGGGCACGCGCTGACCGGCGGGCGCCGCGACTTCAGCTCGATCCCCAGCTTCCGCGCGCGCTCGCACGACCTGCTGGTGGACACCGAGGTTGCCGAGCAGGCGAGCAACCTGCTGCGCTCGGAGGGAGCACCGGGAACCGGCGAGGCACCCGTCCCGCGCTGA
- a CDS encoding LytR/AlgR family response regulator transcription factor: MKASGLHVLAVDDVPAALEDLCQLLRDAPEVERVTAAADPLGALRMIRGERFDAVFLDIAMPGLDGLELAALLGKLAEPPVIVFVTAYDEHAVAAFGVGAVDYLLKPVRAERLADALARVGRIAPAGEPADDQPDALAALPVESGGRTRYVRRDEVRFAEAHGDYVRLHTPSGVHPVRMPISRLEEYWANAGFARTHRGYLVALEAVRELRSDSVGGLLAHTDLGDVPVSRRHARQLRERLLRAAQRGEFGRPEQRT; the protein is encoded by the coding sequence GTGAAAGCCAGCGGTCTGCACGTACTCGCCGTGGACGACGTGCCGGCGGCGCTGGAGGACCTGTGCCAGCTGCTCCGGGACGCCCCGGAGGTCGAGCGGGTCACCGCGGCCGCGGACCCGCTCGGCGCGCTGCGGATGATCCGCGGCGAACGGTTCGACGCGGTGTTCCTGGACATCGCCATGCCCGGCCTGGACGGGCTGGAACTCGCCGCGCTGCTCGGCAAGCTGGCCGAACCGCCGGTGATCGTGTTCGTCACCGCCTACGACGAGCACGCGGTGGCCGCCTTCGGTGTCGGGGCGGTGGACTACCTGCTCAAACCGGTGCGCGCGGAACGCCTCGCCGACGCGCTGGCCAGGGTCGGCCGGATCGCGCCGGCCGGGGAACCAGCCGACGACCAGCCGGACGCGCTGGCGGCGCTGCCGGTGGAGTCCGGCGGCCGCACCCGGTACGTGCGGCGGGACGAGGTGCGCTTCGCCGAGGCACACGGGGACTACGTCCGGCTGCACACCCCCTCCGGGGTGCACCCGGTGCGGATGCCGATCTCCCGGCTGGAGGAGTACTGGGCGAACGCGGGGTTCGCCCGGACGCACCGCGGCTACCTGGTGGCGCTGGAGGCGGTGCGCGAGCTGCGCAGCGATTCGGTCGGCGGGCTGCTGGCGCATACCGACCTCGGGGACGTGCCGGTCAGCCGCAGGCATGCCAGGCAGCTGCGCGAACGGCTGCTGCGCGCGGCCCAGCGCGGCGAGTTCGGCCGTCCCGAACAGCGGACCTGA
- a CDS encoding M23 family metallopeptidase codes for MTWRRLLAVAAGLTTTAGLLLVPQATADTEPAESLDGSVRAAMLTERGPQTRDLFGTASLSEPLVEPTRFADSEWAFGTTTIPAPAAEHTSPQTALFVAQHGPRGWRVELDGTAGFVELAERAPESVVSSAEKELFASNFAAANQAAPMADTGLGLPWQQGVAWWMGGGPHGNSGNSRPFSSIDFNGGDGRVLSAGPGRVYKSCVRGRSALVKVVHPNGYSTTYYHMYNLTNLSDGSSVRTGTYLGHIGNELPCGGSSSGAHVHLSLLRGDSHISVDNMTIGGWTFQEGARAYGGYAQRGGTTVGRGGRLTNYGPGDAPEGPTGTVDSGQYDRVNLRSGPGLDYSIVGTVTDGTVVGIDCTARGDYVDGVWGSTDLWNRLDSGSWISDGFLYTGSNDPVAPACT; via the coding sequence ATGACGTGGCGGCGCCTGCTCGCCGTCGCTGCCGGCCTGACCACCACGGCCGGGCTGCTGCTCGTCCCACAGGCGACCGCGGACACCGAACCGGCGGAGAGCCTGGACGGCTCGGTCCGCGCCGCGATGCTCACCGAACGCGGGCCGCAGACCCGCGACCTGTTCGGCACCGCCTCGCTGAGCGAACCGCTGGTCGAACCCACCCGGTTCGCGGACTCCGAGTGGGCCTTCGGCACCACCACCATCCCGGCACCCGCCGCCGAGCACACCTCCCCGCAGACCGCGCTGTTCGTCGCGCAGCACGGACCGCGGGGCTGGCGGGTGGAGCTGGACGGCACCGCCGGGTTCGTCGAACTCGCCGAGCGGGCACCGGAGTCCGTGGTCAGCTCCGCCGAGAAGGAGCTGTTCGCCAGCAACTTCGCCGCGGCGAACCAGGCCGCGCCGATGGCCGACACCGGGCTCGGGCTGCCCTGGCAACAGGGCGTCGCCTGGTGGATGGGCGGTGGCCCGCACGGCAACAGCGGCAATAGCCGCCCGTTCAGCTCGATCGACTTCAACGGCGGGGACGGCCGGGTGCTCTCGGCCGGCCCTGGCCGGGTGTACAAGAGCTGCGTCCGCGGCCGCAGCGCGCTGGTGAAGGTGGTGCACCCCAACGGGTACAGCACGACCTACTACCACATGTACAACCTGACCAACCTTTCCGACGGCAGCTCGGTGCGCACCGGCACCTACCTCGGGCACATCGGCAACGAACTGCCCTGCGGCGGGTCCAGCTCGGGCGCGCATGTCCACCTGTCCCTGCTGCGCGGCGACTCGCACATCAGCGTGGACAACATGACCATCGGCGGCTGGACCTTCCAGGAAGGCGCCCGCGCCTACGGCGGTTACGCCCAGCGCGGCGGGACCACCGTCGGCCGCGGCGGCAGGCTGACCAACTACGGCCCGGGGGACGCGCCCGAGGGGCCCACCGGAACGGTGGACAGTGGCCAGTACGACCGGGTGAACCTGCGCTCGGGGCCCGGGCTGGACTACTCGATCGTCGGCACGGTGACCGATGGCACGGTCGTGGGAATCGACTGCACCGCGCGCGGTGACTACGTGGACGGGGTGTGGGGCAGCACCGACCTGTGGAACCGGCTGGACAGCGGCAGCTGGATCAGCGACGGGTTCCTCTACACCGGGTCGAATGATCCGGTGGCCCCGGCCTGCACCTGA
- a CDS encoding sensor histidine kinase, with product MSVPADREPGRDALRAHRARARAEPAGTLETARHVAEDLADGLAGPRARAAARGIRRLLGVEGVGLADLSGGLVRSGRLPAEADTAAMVEDVLHTESRCTRGQLVALPLIVHDEMAGALLVAGRAGRAALREVAGVIVAALERGHLEASAEHAAQAELRALRAEISPHFVYNALTVIAGLVRSEPARSRELMLDFADYIRYSLARHGEYTTVADEFHAIETYLALQRAVLGDRLRVQVRVAPEVLAVAIPYLVLQPIVENAVRHGIEPCAGGGHVQVTGEAEGADCVISVEDDGAGMHPAAAEAVLAGHGGGSMGLANVDRRLRNVYGPWFGLVVETAEGDGTKVIVRVPMFQPGVMP from the coding sequence ATGTCCGTACCTGCCGACCGGGAGCCGGGCCGGGACGCCCTCCGGGCGCACCGGGCGCGGGCGCGCGCCGAGCCGGCGGGCACGCTGGAGACGGCACGGCACGTCGCCGAGGACCTCGCCGACGGCCTCGCCGGGCCACGGGCCCGCGCCGCGGCACGCGGCATCCGCAGGCTGCTCGGCGTGGAGGGCGTCGGGCTGGCCGACCTCTCCGGCGGGCTGGTCCGGTCCGGACGGCTGCCAGCGGAGGCGGACACCGCGGCCATGGTCGAGGACGTGCTGCACACCGAGAGCCGGTGCACCCGCGGCCAGCTCGTCGCGCTCCCGCTGATCGTGCACGACGAGATGGCGGGTGCCCTGCTGGTCGCGGGCCGGGCAGGCAGGGCTGCGCTGCGCGAGGTGGCGGGCGTGATCGTGGCGGCGCTGGAGCGCGGCCACCTCGAGGCATCCGCCGAACATGCCGCGCAGGCCGAGCTGCGCGCGCTGCGCGCGGAGATCTCGCCGCACTTCGTGTACAACGCGCTCACCGTGATCGCCGGGCTGGTGCGCTCCGAGCCCGCCCGGTCCAGGGAGCTGATGCTCGACTTCGCCGACTACATCCGGTACAGCCTGGCCCGGCACGGCGAGTACACCACGGTCGCCGACGAGTTCCACGCCATCGAGACCTACCTCGCCCTGCAGCGCGCCGTGCTCGGCGACCGGCTGCGGGTGCAGGTCAGGGTGGCGCCCGAGGTACTCGCCGTGGCGATCCCGTACCTGGTGCTGCAGCCGATCGTGGAGAACGCGGTGCGGCACGGCATCGAGCCCTGCGCCGGGGGCGGGCACGTGCAGGTGACCGGCGAGGCGGAGGGCGCGGACTGCGTGATCAGCGTGGAGGACGACGGTGCCGGGATGCACCCGGCTGCGGCCGAGGCCGTCCTCGCCGGGCACGGCGGCGGCAGCATGGGACTGGCCAATGTCGACCGCAGGTTGCGTAACGTGTACGGGCCATGGTTCGGGCTCGTGGTGGAGACGGCCGAGGGCGACGGCACCAAGGTGATCGTCCGGGTCCCCATGTTCCAGCCGGGAGTGATGCCGTGA
- a CDS encoding solute symporter family protein: MPLAQGVQGGNPALNISIFGAFVLVTLVVVFRASRNTRTASDYYAAGRSFTGPQNGTAIAGDYLSAASFLGITGAIALTGYDGFLYSIGFLVAWLVALLLVAELMRNTGKFTMGDVLAFRMRQRPVRAAAATSTLAVSFFYLLAQMAGAGILVSLLLGISGEAGQSLVIAVVGIIMIIYVLVGGMKGTTWVQIIKAALLIFGAALMTLWVLGRYGLNLSTLLGAAVERAGTDGASLLGPGAKYGATDTSKIDFLSLGLALVLGTAGLPHVLMRFYTVPTARDARRSVVWAIAWIGLFYLFSLILGYGAAALVGPDTIAGAPGGANAAAPLLALELGGPLLLGFIAAVAFATILAVVAGLTITASASFAHDVYAGVIKKGRVDSKHTEVRVARITACIIGALAIAGGIGAKDQNVAFLVALAFAVAASANLPTILYSLFWKRFNTTGALCSIYGGLATSLLLIIFSPAVSGTPTSMLKNIDFAWFPLSNPGLISIPLSFLLGWAGTHLSHEHLEHKYAEMEVRSLTGAHAEKATQH; this comes from the coding sequence ATGCCGCTGGCCCAGGGTGTCCAGGGTGGTAACCCGGCCCTGAACATCAGCATTTTCGGGGCGTTCGTGCTGGTGACGCTGGTGGTGGTGTTCCGGGCCTCGCGTAACACCCGCACCGCCTCGGACTACTACGCCGCGGGGCGGTCCTTCACCGGCCCGCAGAACGGCACCGCCATCGCCGGGGACTACCTCTCGGCGGCCTCGTTCCTGGGCATCACCGGCGCGATCGCCCTGACCGGCTACGACGGGTTCCTGTACTCCATCGGGTTCCTGGTGGCCTGGCTGGTGGCGCTGCTGCTGGTGGCCGAGCTGATGCGCAACACCGGCAAGTTCACCATGGGCGACGTGCTGGCCTTCCGCATGCGCCAGCGCCCCGTGCGCGCCGCCGCGGCCACCTCCACCCTCGCGGTGTCCTTCTTCTACCTGCTGGCCCAGATGGCCGGCGCCGGCATCCTGGTCTCCCTGCTGCTGGGCATCTCCGGCGAAGCGGGCCAATCCCTGGTCATCGCCGTGGTCGGCATCATCATGATCATCTACGTGCTGGTCGGCGGCATGAAAGGCACCACCTGGGTCCAGATCATCAAAGCCGCCCTGCTCATCTTCGGCGCCGCCCTGATGACCCTGTGGGTCCTGGGCCGCTACGGCCTCAACCTCTCCACCCTGCTCGGCGCCGCCGTGGAGCGCGCCGGCACCGACGGCGCCAGCCTCCTGGGCCCGGGCGCCAAATACGGCGCCACCGACACCAGCAAAATCGACTTCCTCTCCCTCGGCCTGGCCCTCGTCCTGGGCACCGCCGGCCTGCCGCACGTCCTCATGCGCTTCTACACCGTGCCCACCGCCCGCGACGCCCGCCGCTCCGTCGTCTGGGCCATCGCCTGGATCGGCCTGTTCTACCTCTTCAGCCTCATCCTCGGCTACGGCGCCGCCGCCCTCGTCGGCCCCGACACCATCGCAGGCGCCCCCGGCGGCGCCAACGCCGCCGCCCCCCTGCTGGCCCTCGAACTCGGCGGACCCCTCCTACTCGGATTCATCGCCGCCGTCGCCTTCGCCACCATCCTCGCCGTCGTCGCCGGCCTCACCATCACCGCCTCCGCCAGCTTCGCCCACGACGTCTACGCAGGCGTCATCAAAAAAGGCCGCGTCGACTCCAAACACACCGAAGTCCGCGTCGCCCGCATCACCGCCTGCATCATCGGCGCCCTCGCCATCGCCGGCGGCATCGGCGCCAAAGACCAAAACGTCGCCTTCCTCGTCGCCCTCGCCTTCGCCGTCGCCGCCTCCGCCAACCTCCCCACCATCCTCTACAGCCTCTTCTGGAAACGCTTCAACACCACCGGCGCCCTCTGCTCCATCTACGGCGGCCTGGCCACCAGCCTCCTGCTCATCATCTTCTCCCCCGCCGTCTCCGGCACCCCCACCTCCATGCTCAAAAACATCGACTTCGCCTGGTTCCCCCTCTCCAACCCCGGCCTCATCTCCATCCCCCTCTCCTTCCTCCTCGGCTGGGCAGGCACCCACCTCTCCCACGAACACCTCGAACACAAATACGCCGAGATGGAAGTCCGCTCCCTCACCGGAGCCCACGCCGAAAAAGCCACCCAACACTGA
- a CDS encoding FAD-binding oxidoreductase, which translates to MSSGTASETAGTRSPGTHQARVAELRAQLARLPSGAPVRLAKRTSNLFRGRSGPGAGGLDVSGFTHVLEVDPVGRTAEVEGMVTYEQLVDATLPHGLMPLVVPQLKSITLGGAVTGLGIESTSFRCGMPHESVLEMEILTGDGEIVLARPDNEHQALFHGFPNSYGTLGYVLRLRIELEPVLPYVRLRHLRYTEAEAYFAALAAACDTRVHGGEPVDFVDGTVFGPGELYLTLGTFTEHAPHTSDYTHLDIYYRSIPRRAVDHLTVRDYLWRWDTDWFWCSAALGVQHRPVRRLLGRRLLRSDVYWKVAAFERRHGITRALRGLLGRPRREPVIQDIEVPVRRAAEFLDFFQREIGISPVWVCPIRQRGTAHWPLYQLDPATLYVNFGFWSSVQLAPGEPEGSRNRLIERTVTELEGHKSLYSDSYYDEDTFWRLYNGAAYRELKKRYDPAGRLLDLYQKCVGAR; encoded by the coding sequence ATGTCGTCCGGCACAGCCAGCGAAACGGCAGGCACCCGGTCCCCGGGAACACACCAGGCCCGGGTGGCCGAACTCCGCGCGCAGCTGGCCCGGCTGCCGTCCGGGGCACCGGTCCGGCTCGCCAAACGCACCTCGAACCTCTTCCGCGGACGTTCCGGCCCCGGGGCAGGCGGCCTGGATGTCTCCGGCTTCACCCATGTGCTCGAGGTCGACCCGGTCGGCAGGACCGCCGAGGTCGAGGGAATGGTCACCTACGAGCAGCTGGTGGACGCCACCCTGCCGCATGGCCTGATGCCGCTGGTGGTGCCCCAGCTCAAGAGCATCACTCTCGGCGGTGCCGTCACCGGCCTCGGCATCGAGTCCACCTCGTTCCGATGCGGCATGCCGCACGAGTCGGTGCTGGAGATGGAGATCCTCACCGGCGACGGGGAGATCGTGCTCGCCCGGCCGGACAACGAGCACCAGGCGCTGTTCCACGGCTTCCCCAACTCCTACGGCACCCTCGGCTACGTACTGCGGCTGCGGATCGAGCTGGAGCCGGTGCTGCCGTATGTGCGGTTGCGGCACCTGCGCTACACCGAGGCGGAGGCCTACTTCGCCGCGCTCGCCGCCGCCTGCGACACCCGCGTGCACGGCGGTGAGCCGGTGGACTTCGTGGACGGCACGGTGTTCGGCCCCGGCGAGCTGTACCTGACCCTGGGCACCTTCACCGAACACGCCCCGCATACCAGCGACTACACGCACCTGGACATCTACTACCGCTCGATTCCGCGCCGGGCGGTCGACCATCTCACGGTGCGGGACTACCTGTGGCGCTGGGACACCGACTGGTTCTGGTGCTCGGCCGCGCTCGGCGTGCAGCATCGTCCCGTGCGCAGGCTGCTGGGCAGGCGGCTGTTGCGCTCGGATGTCTACTGGAAGGTCGCGGCGTTCGAACGCAGGCACGGCATCACCCGCGCGCTGCGCGGGCTGCTGGGCAGGCCGCGCAGGGAACCGGTGATCCAGGACATCGAGGTGCCGGTGCGGCGCGCGGCGGAGTTCCTCGACTTCTTCCAGCGCGAGATCGGGATCAGCCCGGTCTGGGTCTGCCCGATCCGTCAGCGCGGCACCGCCCACTGGCCGCTGTACCAGCTGGATCCGGCCACGCTGTATGTGAACTTCGGCTTCTGGTCCTCGGTCCAGCTGGCTCCCGGCGAGCCCGAGGGCAGCCGCAACCGGCTGATCGAGCGCACGGTCACCGAGCTGGAGGGGCACAAGTCGCTGTACTCCGACAGTTACTACGACGAGGACACCTTCTGGCGCCTGTACAACGGCGCGGCCTACCGCGAGCTCAAGAAGCGGTACGACCCGGCGGGAAGGCTGCTCGACCTGTACCAGAAATGCGTAGGAGCACGTTAG
- a CDS encoding DUF485 domain-containing protein: MSEPIAHSPSTPRWEEVHQSADFRELRKRLRSFVFPMTGFFLVWYLLYVLLADYAPGFMATPVWGNINVGLIFGLLQFVSTFVITGLYVRYANRRLDPIADRIRGEIEGEA; encoded by the coding sequence ATGAGTGAACCGATAGCCCACTCCCCGTCCACCCCACGCTGGGAAGAGGTCCACCAGAGCGCGGATTTCAGAGAGCTGCGTAAACGGCTACGGAGCTTCGTTTTTCCGATGACGGGTTTCTTTTTGGTGTGGTATTTGCTGTATGTGTTGCTGGCGGATTATGCGCCGGGTTTCATGGCCACGCCGGTGTGGGGGAATATCAATGTGGGGTTGATTTTCGGGTTGTTGCAGTTCGTGTCCACGTTTGTGATCACGGGGTTGTATGTGCGGTATGCCAACCGCAGGCTGGACCCGATCGCGGACCGGATCCGGGGCGAGATCGAGGGGGAGGCGTGA